From Quercus lobata isolate SW786 chromosome 1, ValleyOak3.0 Primary Assembly, whole genome shotgun sequence, one genomic window encodes:
- the LOC115976178 gene encoding FT-interacting protein 3-like isoform X1, producing MQKPQQPMEFALKETSPKIGAGAVTSDKLSCTYDLVEQMQYLYVRVVKAKDLPGKDITGTCDPYVEVKLGNYKGVTKHFEKKSNPEWNHVFAFSKERIQASVLEVVLKDHDVVLDDFMGRIMFELNDIPKRVPPDSPLAPQWYRLEDRKGDKVKGELMLAVWMGTQADEAFPDAWHSDAATVGPEGVALIRSKVYLSPKLWYVRVNVIEAQDLVPSDKTRYPEVFVKAILGNQALRTRTSQIKGINPMWNEDLLFVVAEPFEEHLILTVEDRVGSNKDEILGKCVIPLHNIQRRLDHKPVNTRWFNLEKHMIVGGEQKKETKFASRIHLRLCLDGGYHVLDESTHYSSDLRPTAKQLWKSSIGILELGVISAHGLMPMKTKDGRGTTDAFCVAKYGQKWVRTRTIVDSFSPKWNEQYIWEVFDPCTVLTIGVFDNGHIHGGGKDSRIGKVRIRLSTLETDRVYTHSYPLLVLHHPSGVKKMGEIQLAVRFSCSSLINMLHIYSHPLLPKMHYIHPLSVIQLDSLRHQAMQIVSMRLNRAEPPLRKEVVEYMLDVDSHMWSMRRSKANFFRIMGVLSGLIAVGKWFDSICHWKNPLTTVLIHILFIILVLYPELILPTIFLYLFLIGIWNYRWRARHPPHMDTRLSHADVVHPDELDEEFDTFPTSKPADTVRMRYDRLRSIAGRVQTVVGDMATQGERFQSLLSWRDPRATTLFVTFCFIAAIVLYVTPFQVIALLTGLYVLRHPRFRHKLPSVPLNFFRRLPARSDSML from the coding sequence atgcagaagCCACAGCAACCTATGGAATTTGCTCTTAAGGAGACCTCGCCCAAAATTGGCGCGGGTGCAGTCACTAGTGATAAGCTGTCTTGTACGTATGACCTTGTTGAGCAAATGCAGTACCTTTATGTTCGTGTTGTCAAAGCCAAGGATTTGCCTGGTAAAGATATTACTGGTACTTGTGATCCCTATGTCGAAGTGAAACTTGGAAATTACAAGGGAGTTACTAAACATTTTGAGAAGAAGTCCAACCCTGAATGGAATCATGTTTTTGCTTTCTCAAAAGAACGAATTCAAGCTTCGGTTTTGGAAGTGGTGCTGAAGGATCATGATGTTGTGCTAGATGATTTCATGGGCAGGATTATGTTTGAACTCAATGACATCCCGAAACGTGTTCCACCAGATAGCCCATTGGCGCCCCAGTGGTATAGACTGGAGGATCGGAAGGGGGATAAGGTTAAAGGAGAGCTGATGCTGGCTGTTTGGATGGGAACTCAAGCGGATGAGGCATTTCCTGATGCATGGCATTCAGATGCTGCCACTGTTGGCCCCGAAGGTGTTGCATTAATTCGATCAAAGGTGTATCTTTCCCCCAAGCTTTGGTATGTGAGGGTCAATGTGATTGAAGCTCAAGACTTGGTACCTAGTGATAAAACTAGATACCCTGAAGTTTTTGTGAAGGCTATTCTTGGAAATCAGGCATTGAGGACTAGAACATCACAAATTAAGGGTATCAATCCAATGTGGAATGAGGACTTACTCTTTGTTGTTGCTGAACCATTTGAGGAACACTTGATTCTGACTGTGGAAGATAGGGTGGGATCAAACAAAGATGAAATCTTGGGGAAGTGTGTGATTCCTTTGCATAATATACAGAGGAGGTTAGACCATAAGCCTGTGAACACTAGGTGGTTTAACCTTGAGAAGCATATGATTGTAGGAGGGGAGCAGAAGAAGGAGACTAAATTTGCAAGTAGGATTCATTTGAGGCTATGCTTGGATGGTGGGTACCATGTTTTGGATGAATCTACACACTATAGTAGTGATCTCAGGCCAACAGCAAAGCAATTGTGGAAGTCCAGCATTGGGATTTTGGAGCTGGGGGTTATAAGTGCTCATGGGTTGATGCCAATGAAGACGAAAGATGGCCGTGGAACAACAGATGCTTTCTGTGTAGCTAAATATGGGCAGAAATGGGTCCGGACAAGGACAATTGTGGATAGCTTCAGTCCAAAGTGGAATGAACAATACATTTGGGAGGTTTTCGACCCATGTACTGTCCTTACAATAGGTGTGTTTGATAATGGTCATATACATGGAGGGGGTAAGGATTCAAGAATTGGGAAGGTGAGGATTCGGCTATCAACTCTTGAAACTGATAGGGTTTACACGCACTCATATCCACTTCTGGTCCTACATCATCCTTCAGGGGTGAAGAAGATGGGTGAAATTCAATTGGCTGTGAGATTCTCATGCTCATCTTTGATTAATATGTTGCATATATATTCACACCCATTGTTGCCAAAAATGCACTACATTCATCCCTTGTCTGTTATTCAGCTTGATAGCTTGAGGCACCAGGCTATGCAAATTGTTTCCATGAGACTGAACCGTGCTGAACCACCATTGAGGAAAGAGGTGGTGGAATATATGCTAGATGTGGATTCACATATGTGGAGTATGAGGAGGAGCAAAGCTAACTTTTTCAGAATTATGGGAGTTCTAAGTGGGTTGATTGCTGTTGGAAAATGGTTTGATTCAATCTGCCATTGGAAGAACCCTCTTACAACCGTTCTAATTCAcatcctttttattatattagtcCTTTATCCTGAACTCATACTTCCAACTATATTTCTGTACCTTTTTTTGATTGGAATTTGGAACTACCGATGGAGAGCTCGACACCCTCCTCACATGGACACACGGCTGTCACATGCTGATGTTGTTCATCCTGATGAACTCGATGAAGAGTTTGATACATTCCCTACTTCCAAGCCAGCAGATACAGTTAGGATGAGATATGATCGATTGAGAAGTATTGCAGGGAGGGTTCAGACAGTGGTAGGTGACATGGCTACTCAAGGGGAAAGGTTTCAATCTCTGCTCAGCTGGAGAGATCCAAGAGCGACCACTTTATTCGTTACCTTTTGTTTCATTGCTGCCATTGTTCTCTATGTTACTCCATTCCAAGTTATTGCCCttctcacaggattgtatgtctTAAGGCATCCCAGGTTCCGCCATAAACTTCCTTCCGTGCCACTCAACTTCTTCAGAAGGTTACCTGCAAGATCGGACAGCATGTtatga
- the LOC115994308 gene encoding uncharacterized protein LOC115994308 translates to MDSDQVAIPRVLHYVIPDESEKAGASKKKTDASIESTVFLSMANQAQTSQTSSSPSTTHRELSPMEDPRSPFFLHHGESPGAILVTQPLTEDNYPNWARAIRMALDVKSKLGFVDGTITASMAITPLEKIAWSKNNSMISSWILNSISPHISGSVIYRNSTMEVWNSLKNHFLQANDPRISQLQKQISTIMQGDATVTSFFTNLQASWDQLLNLRPLPCCSCGKCVCGVNDKITLFHHQDSLMQFLNGLNEVYSQVQTQILMMEPSPSINKAFSLVIQEERQRALGFNGGPSVDATALAIKTQGFNQGGKNTKVKGRPIYNHCGKAGHFMEKCYKLIGFPLGYKQKGKVSMANQVSLNGDSGQSEAAS, encoded by the exons ATGGATTCAGATCAGGTTGCAATACCTAGGGTACTGCACTACGTAATCCCGGATGAGTCGGAGAAGGCAGGTGCAAGCAAGAAGAAGACAGATGCAAGCATTGAA agcactGTGTTTCTGTCAATGGCTAACCAAGCTCAGACTTCTCAAACTTCATCTTCTCCATCCACTACTCATCGTGAGCTCTCTCCAATGGAGGACCCGAGGAGTCCATTCTTTCTGCACCATGGAGAGTCACCAGGTGCAATTCTTGTCACACAGCCCTTGACAGAAGACAATTACCCTAATTGGGCTAGGGCTATACGTATGGCATTGGATGTGAAGAGTAAGCTAGGGTTTGTGGATGGCACTATAACAGCTTCCATGGCCATTACACCTCTGGAAAAGATTGCTTGGTCAAAGAACAATTCCATGATTTCTTCATGGATATTGAATTCAATCTCTCCTCACATCTCTGGTAGTGTGATTTACAGAAACTCTACAATGGAGGTTTGGAATTCATTAAAGAACCATTTCTTGCAAGCAAATGATCCACGAATTTCACAACTCCAGAAGCAAATTTCAACAATCATGCAAGGAGATGCAACAGTGACTTCTTTCTTCACTAATCTTCAAGCTTCTTGGGATCAATTGCTTAATCTCAGGCCTTTACCATGCTGTTCTTGTGGTAAGTGTGTTTGTGGTGTGAATGACAAGATCACACTATTTCATCATCAAGACTCTTTAATGCAGTTCCTTAATGGCTTGAATGAAGTCTATTCACAAGttcaaacacaaattttgaTGATGGAACCAAGTCCCTCAATTAACAAGGCTTTCTCTTTGGTAATACAAGAGGAAAGACAGAGGGCTTTAGGCTTCAATGGAGGGCCTTCAGTTGATGCAACTGCTCTTGCAATCAAGACTCAAGGATTTAATCAAGGTGGGAAGAACACAAAAGTAAAGGGTAGACCTATCTACAATCATTGTGGCAAGGCTGGACATTTCATGGAGAAATGCTACAAGTTAATTGGCTTTCCACTAGGATATAAGCAAAAGGGAAAGGTGTCCATGGCTAATCAAGTGAGTCTTAATGGTGATTCTGGTCAATCTGAAGCTGCATCATAG
- the LOC115976197 gene encoding uncharacterized protein YMR315W: MAGTAGMAKEKPQLAILGAGIFVRNQYIPRLAEISHLFNLKAIWSRTEESARRAVENASKYFPGVLCKWGVKGLDEIIHDDSIPGVAVVLAGHTQVDISLRLLKAGKHVLQEKPAAASASELETALARYNAICANLSDQPIWAVAENYRFEPAFVESKKLIAEIGDMMSVQVIVEGSMNSSNPYFSSTWRRNYTGGFILDMGVHFIAGLRMLVGCEVVSVSAMTTHVDPDLPPPDNLSSLFQLENGCSGVFVMVVSSRSPQILWRVVGLKGTVQIERGHIDGQHGYLVLFFSADGQRKSSFYPFSGVDAELKTFIHDVSQATHKKGSDYEVEPRLSFLEGARDVAILDAMLESGSKQGALVQVKKF; this comes from the exons ATGGCAGGAACTGCAGGAATGGCAAAGGAGAAACCCCAGTTAGCCATTCTTGGAGCTGGGATTTTTGTGAGGAATCAGTACATTCCAAGACTAGCTGAGATCTCTCACCTCTTCAACCTTAAAGCCATTTGGAGCCGCACTGAG GAATCGGCGAGACGTGCAGTTGAGAATGCTAGTAAATACTTTCCTGGAGTGCTATGTAAGTGGGGGGTTAAGGGTCTTGATGAAATCATCCATGATGATTCAATACCTGGGGTTGCTGTGGTTTTGGCTGGACATACACAG GTTGATATATCACTGAGGCTGCTGAAGGCCGGGAAGCATGTCCTTCAAG AGAAACCGGCGGCAGCTT CTGCAAGTGAATTGGAAACTGCACTTGCACGCTACAATGCTATTTGTGCAAATCTTTCTGACCAACCCATTTGGGCTGTGGCAGAAAACTACCGATTTGAGCCTGCTTTTGTTGAG AGCAAGAAACTAATTGCTGAGATTGGGGATATGATGAGCGTTCAAGTTATTGTTGAAGGATCAATGAATAGTTCAAACCCATACTTCTCAAGCACTTGGAGGCGCAACTATACT GGGGGATTCATTCTGGATATGGGGGTACATTTCATTGCAGGATTGAGGATG CTTGTAGGATGTGAGGTAGTCTCTGTATCAGCTATGACAACTCATGTGGATCCAGACTTACCCCCACCAGATAACTTATCCTCTCTGTT TCAACTGGAGAATGGATGTTCTGGAGTTTTTGTGATGGTTGTTTCATCCAGATCCCCTCAG ATACTCTGGCGCGTTGTTGGCTTAAAGGGAACAGTGCAAATTGAGCGTGGACATATTGATGGACAACATGGTTACCTG GTATTATTTTTTAGTGCTGATGGGCAGCGGAAAAGCTCCTTCTACCCATTTAGTGGAGTGGATGCGgaattaaaaacttttataCATGACGTATCACAGGCTACGCATAAG AAGGGGAGTGACTATGAAGTTGAGCCTCGCCTATCTTTTCTGGAAGGTGCCAGAGATGTTGCTATTCTAGATGCAATGCTTGAATCTGGATCAAAGCAAGGGGCCCTAGTtcaagtgaaaaaattttag
- the LOC115976178 gene encoding FT-interacting protein 3-like isoform X2, translating into MQKPQQPMEFALKETSPKIGAGAVTSDKLSCTYDLVEQMQYLYVRVVKAKDLPGKDITGTCDPYVEVKLGNYKGVTKHFEKKSNPEWNHVFAFSKERIQASVLEVVLKDHDVVLDDFMGRIMFELNDIPKRVPPDSPLAPQWYRLEDRKGDKVKGELMLAVWMGTQADEAFPDAWHSDAATVGPEGVALIRSKVYLSPKLWYVRVNVIEAQDLVPSDKTRYPEVFVKAILGNQALRTRTSQIKGINPMWNEDLLFVVAEPFEEHLILTVEDRVGSNKDEILGKCVIPLHNIQRRLDHKPVNTRWFNLEKHMIVGGEQKKETKFASRIHLRLCLDGGYHVLDESTHYSSDLRPTAKQLWKSSIGILELGVISAHGLMPMKTKDGRGTTDAFCVAKYGQKWVRTRTIVDSFSPKWNEQYIWEVFDPCTVLTIGVFDNGHIHGGGKDSRIGKVRIRLSTLETDRVYTHSYPLLVLHHPSGVKKMGEIQLALDSLRHQAMQIVSMRLNRAEPPLRKEVVEYMLDVDSHMWSMRRSKANFFRIMGVLSGLIAVGKWFDSICHWKNPLTTVLIHILFIILVLYPELILPTIFLYLFLIGIWNYRWRARHPPHMDTRLSHADVVHPDELDEEFDTFPTSKPADTVRMRYDRLRSIAGRVQTVVGDMATQGERFQSLLSWRDPRATTLFVTFCFIAAIVLYVTPFQVIALLTGLYVLRHPRFRHKLPSVPLNFFRRLPARSDSML; encoded by the exons atgcagaagCCACAGCAACCTATGGAATTTGCTCTTAAGGAGACCTCGCCCAAAATTGGCGCGGGTGCAGTCACTAGTGATAAGCTGTCTTGTACGTATGACCTTGTTGAGCAAATGCAGTACCTTTATGTTCGTGTTGTCAAAGCCAAGGATTTGCCTGGTAAAGATATTACTGGTACTTGTGATCCCTATGTCGAAGTGAAACTTGGAAATTACAAGGGAGTTACTAAACATTTTGAGAAGAAGTCCAACCCTGAATGGAATCATGTTTTTGCTTTCTCAAAAGAACGAATTCAAGCTTCGGTTTTGGAAGTGGTGCTGAAGGATCATGATGTTGTGCTAGATGATTTCATGGGCAGGATTATGTTTGAACTCAATGACATCCCGAAACGTGTTCCACCAGATAGCCCATTGGCGCCCCAGTGGTATAGACTGGAGGATCGGAAGGGGGATAAGGTTAAAGGAGAGCTGATGCTGGCTGTTTGGATGGGAACTCAAGCGGATGAGGCATTTCCTGATGCATGGCATTCAGATGCTGCCACTGTTGGCCCCGAAGGTGTTGCATTAATTCGATCAAAGGTGTATCTTTCCCCCAAGCTTTGGTATGTGAGGGTCAATGTGATTGAAGCTCAAGACTTGGTACCTAGTGATAAAACTAGATACCCTGAAGTTTTTGTGAAGGCTATTCTTGGAAATCAGGCATTGAGGACTAGAACATCACAAATTAAGGGTATCAATCCAATGTGGAATGAGGACTTACTCTTTGTTGTTGCTGAACCATTTGAGGAACACTTGATTCTGACTGTGGAAGATAGGGTGGGATCAAACAAAGATGAAATCTTGGGGAAGTGTGTGATTCCTTTGCATAATATACAGAGGAGGTTAGACCATAAGCCTGTGAACACTAGGTGGTTTAACCTTGAGAAGCATATGATTGTAGGAGGGGAGCAGAAGAAGGAGACTAAATTTGCAAGTAGGATTCATTTGAGGCTATGCTTGGATGGTGGGTACCATGTTTTGGATGAATCTACACACTATAGTAGTGATCTCAGGCCAACAGCAAAGCAATTGTGGAAGTCCAGCATTGGGATTTTGGAGCTGGGGGTTATAAGTGCTCATGGGTTGATGCCAATGAAGACGAAAGATGGCCGTGGAACAACAGATGCTTTCTGTGTAGCTAAATATGGGCAGAAATGGGTCCGGACAAGGACAATTGTGGATAGCTTCAGTCCAAAGTGGAATGAACAATACATTTGGGAGGTTTTCGACCCATGTACTGTCCTTACAATAGGTGTGTTTGATAATGGTCATATACATGGAGGGGGTAAGGATTCAAGAATTGGGAAGGTGAGGATTCGGCTATCAACTCTTGAAACTGATAGGGTTTACACGCACTCATATCCACTTCTGGTCCTACATCATCCTTCAGGGGTGAAGAAGATGGGTGAAATTCAATTGGCT CTTGATAGCTTGAGGCACCAGGCTATGCAAATTGTTTCCATGAGACTGAACCGTGCTGAACCACCATTGAGGAAAGAGGTGGTGGAATATATGCTAGATGTGGATTCACATATGTGGAGTATGAGGAGGAGCAAAGCTAACTTTTTCAGAATTATGGGAGTTCTAAGTGGGTTGATTGCTGTTGGAAAATGGTTTGATTCAATCTGCCATTGGAAGAACCCTCTTACAACCGTTCTAATTCAcatcctttttattatattagtcCTTTATCCTGAACTCATACTTCCAACTATATTTCTGTACCTTTTTTTGATTGGAATTTGGAACTACCGATGGAGAGCTCGACACCCTCCTCACATGGACACACGGCTGTCACATGCTGATGTTGTTCATCCTGATGAACTCGATGAAGAGTTTGATACATTCCCTACTTCCAAGCCAGCAGATACAGTTAGGATGAGATATGATCGATTGAGAAGTATTGCAGGGAGGGTTCAGACAGTGGTAGGTGACATGGCTACTCAAGGGGAAAGGTTTCAATCTCTGCTCAGCTGGAGAGATCCAAGAGCGACCACTTTATTCGTTACCTTTTGTTTCATTGCTGCCATTGTTCTCTATGTTACTCCATTCCAAGTTATTGCCCttctcacaggattgtatgtctTAAGGCATCCCAGGTTCCGCCATAAACTTCCTTCCGTGCCACTCAACTTCTTCAGAAGGTTACCTGCAAGATCGGACAGCATGTtatga